From the genome of Streptomyces spinoverrucosus:
GAGCACGAAACGGGGGCGGGGGCCGAGTACGTACGGCACCCGGTCCTGGAGCATCAGCAGGCCGGTGGGCAGCCGCGAGACGTTGTCCATCCGCAGGTGCACCCGGGCCTCGGCACCGGCGGGCACGCGCGCGGGGGACAGCCTGCGGCTGCCGGCCACCCGGTAGCGCGTGCGGTACAGCACGGTGGCGCACACCAGGGGCAGCACCGCCAGTAGCAGTCCGACCCGGAGCAGGTCGCTCTGGCCGAGGACGTAGGCGCAGACGGCGGCGGCGACTCCGGCGGCCAGGAACGAGCGGCCCCGGGTGGTCAGGCCGGCCAGGGCCGTACGCACGCCGCCCTTGTCGCCCCGGTCGGCGTCGGCGGGCTCGGGTCCCGCCGGGCTGGTCATCACAGCCTCCGGGGCGGCTGCTGACCGTACGCCGGGCCGCCGTGGCCCAGGCCGCCGAAGGCGTTCTGCTGGGGCGTCGCGGGCACCGGCGTCTGCTGCAGGATCTCCTGGACCACCTGCTCCGCCGTGCGGCGGTTGAGCTGGGCCTGGGCGGTGGGCAGCAGGCGGTGGGCCAGCACGGCCACGGCGAGGGCCTGCACGTCGTCCGGCAGGGCGTACTCCCGGCCGCTGAGGGCCGCCGCCGCCTTCGCCGCGCGCAGCAGGTGCAGCGTCGCGCGCGGGGAGGCGCCGAGTCTGAGGTCGGGGTGGGTGCGGGTGGCGGCGACCAGGTCCACCGCGTACCGCCGGACGGTGTCGGCGACGTGGACGCCGCGCACCGCCTCGATCAGCTTCACGATGTCGTGCGCGTGCGCCACCGGCTGGAGGTCGTCCAGCGGGTTCACCCCGCCGTGCACGTCGAGCATCTGCAGCTCGGCCTCCGGGCTCGGGTAGCCGATGGAGACGCGGGCCATGAAGCGGTCGCGCTGGGCCTCGGGGAGCGGGTAGGTGCCCTCCATCTCGACCGGGTTCTGCGTGGCGACCACCATGAAGGGGCTGGGCAGCTCGTAGGTCTGCCCGTCGATGGTGACCTGGCGCTCCTCCATCGACTCCAGCAGCGCGGACTGGGTCTTGGGCGAGGCGCGGTTGATCTCGTCGCCGATCACGATCTGGGCGAAGATCGCGCCCGGCTTGAACTCGAAGTCCCGGCGCTGCTGGTCCCAGATGGACACACCGGTGATGTCCGAGGGCAGCAGGTCGGGCGTGAACTGGATGCGCCGCACCGAACAGTCGATGGACCGCGCCAGCGTCTTGGCGAGCATCGTCTTGCCCACCCCGGGGACGTCCTCGATCAGGAGGTGCCCCTCGGCGAGCAGCACGGTCAGCGAAAGCCGCACGACCTCGGGCTTGCCCTCGATCACTTCCTCCACCGAACTGCGGACCCGATCCACAGTGGCAGTCAGATCAGTGAGGCTCGCTCGATCGTCATAGGTCGTCACCCGGCCCTCCTCGGCCCGTTCTTGCTTACGGGCCGACGCTCTGCGATGCGTATCCGGCCCACCCCGAAACACGGACACCACGCGTGAAAAGTTCCGCGCGACGCCACCACCCGCATTCTTGCTGCCGTTACCGATTCGTGTCACTCGACTGTGGACAACTGGCCGCGATATGTCGGGTCTTACGCCATTTTGTTCCGCCCTGCGGCCGGGAATCCCGAGGAACGAGAGTCCCGGGCGACGGTTACGCGGGGTCGATCTCGCGCAGCAGACCCGTCCGCACGTCGAAGACGAAGCCGCGCACGTCGTCGGTGTGCTGCAGGAACGGCGAGGTACGCACGCGGCGCATCGACTGCCGTACGTCCTGCTCGACGTCCTTGAAGGACTCCACCGCCCACGCCGGGCGCTGGCCGACCTCCGCCTCCAGCTCGGTGCGGAAGTCCTCGGTGAGGCTCTCCAGGCCGCAGCCGGTGTGGTGGATGAGGACCACGCTGCGGGTGCCGAGCTTGCGCTGGCTGATGGTGAGCGAGCGGATCACGTCGTCGGTGACGACGCCGCCCGCGTTGCGGATGGTGTGGCAGTCGCCGAGCCGAAGGCCGAGCGCGGGGTACAGGTCGAGCCGGGCGTCCATGCAGGCCACGACGGCCACCTGGAGGGCCGGGGCGGCGTCCAGGCCGGGGTCGGTGAAGGCCGCCGCGTACTCCTGGTTGGCCTCGACCACGCGGTCGGTGACGGTGCCGACGCGGGCTATGGCGTCCTCGGGGCCGGCGGGAACCGATGCAGAAGTCGTCATGGTGATGACGTTACTGGTCACGGCCGATCGGGTCCTGTTGTGGGGAGGACAAAGAGCGTCATCAGGCCGTGATGTGAGCTAACCCACAAGCGTGGCGCGTATGCGCCCTTGCGAGTGATCCTCGCCGGTTCGCGGGTTGGTTCCCGTCCGCCGCCGCGACGCGCAAGCCGGTTGATTGACCGCGACAGGGGGTGGACTAAAGTGACGCGAAGCGGGAGGCGAGGCTCTCCCCGCTGAATCGAATTCCCCAGGATTCCGGCGTAGCCGCCGGAGATCCCCCGCGTGCGCGGCGCGTACGTACGGCTCGGCCTCCACCCGCTCCCGGCCGGCTGACGCTTCCGGCGCCGGCAGGCCTCCCCTTCACGAGCGGGCGGGGACCCGGCGGTGCGTACGGCCCGCCGGACCTGAGAGGGCCCCTTGAGCCAGAGTCGACACGTCCCGGTGATGCTCCAGCGGTGCCTGGACCTGTTGGCACCCGCGCTGGAGCGGCCCGGAGCCGTGGTCGTCGACTGCACCCTCGGCCTCGGCGGCCACAGCGAGGCGCTGCTCGCGCGCTTCCCCCAGGCCCGCCTCGTCGCCCTCGACCGGGACAAGGAGGCGCTGCGCCTGTCCGGCGAGCGGCTCGCACCGTACGGGGAGCGCGCCACCCTGGTGCACGCCGTGTACGACGAACTGCCCGACGTGCTGGACAGGCTCGGCATCGCGCGCGTGCAGGGCGTGCTGTTCGACCTCGGGGTCTCCTCCATGCAGCTCGACGAGGCCGACCGCGGCTTCGCCTACGCGCAGGACGCCCCGCTCGACATGCGCATGGACCAGACGAGCGGCATCAGCGCCGCCGAGGTCCTCAACACCTACCCGGCCGGTGAGCTGGTGCGGATCCTGCGCGCGTACGGCGAGGAGAAGCAGGCCAAGCGGATCGTCGCCGCGATCGTGCGGGAGCGCGAGAAGGAGCCGTTCAGCAACAGCGCGCGGCTCGTGGAGCTGATCCGGGACGCGCTGCCGCAGGCCGCCAAGCGCACCGGCGGCAACCCGGCCAAGCGCACCTTCCAGGCCCTGCGCATCGAGGTCAACGGCGAGCTGTCGGTGCTGGAGCGGGCGATCCCGGCGGCGGTGAAGGCGCTGGACGTGGGCGGGCGGATCGCCGTCCTGTCGTACCACTCGCTGGAGGACCGGCTGGTCAAACAGGTGTTCGCGGCGGGTGCCGCCAGCACCGCGCCCCCCGGGCTGCCGGTGGTGCCCGAGCAGTACCAGCCCCGGCTCAAGCTGCTCACCCGCGGTGCCGAACTTCCCACCGAGGAAGAGGTCGCCGAGAACCGCCGTGCGGCCCCGGCGCGACTGCGCGGGGCGCAGCGGATCAGGGAGGACGTCGAGTGAGGCAACCGACGGGGCGTGGGTTTCGGTTGGAAAATCGAACCCACGCAGGGGAGGGTGAGTGAGTAGGAAACCCGAACTGAGGGGGAGGGCCGCACGGCTCGCGCAGTTCCTCCCGACCGGACGGGCGCAGGCTGCCCGGACGCCGTTCGTCCTCCTTGTCGTCCTGCTCCTCGGGGGCGGCCTCATCGGCCTGCTGGTGCTGAACTCGGCGCTCAGCGAAGGGTCGTTCCAACTCGACGACCTGCAGAAGGAGACCAAGAGCCTCACCGACGAGGAACAGGCCCTCCAGCGCGACATCGACGCCTACTCCGCCCCCGACGCCCTCCAGCGCCGCGCCCGCGAACTCGGCATGGTCCCCGGCTCGGACCCCGCCTTCCTCAACCCCGACGGCACCGTCAAGGGCGTCCCGTCCCCCGTCGACGCCGAACCGGCCTCCGCCCGCCACCCCCTCGTCCTCGCCCCCGAGGCGATGACCACCGCACCCGTGTCCATTCCCTCCGCGGCGCTCCCCTCGGCGCTTCAGCGGATCACACCGACCGCCGCCAGTCCCGCCCCGGCCACCCCCACGGCCCCACGGGCCACCACGGCCACCCCCACCGCTTCGCCGGCCACCAGGGTCACCTCCACGGCCCCCGCGCCCCGCCCGCTCGCCAGCACGCCCGCCCCCCTCCCGACCACACCCTCCGGCAGGTGACGGAAGTGACCGACAGGGAATCGCCGCGTCGCCGCGTGCCCGGACCCGCGCGGCCCGAGCGCGCCGACGGCCGACGGCGACCCGGCCCCGGCGCCCGCCCGGCGCGCCGCCCCGCCCCGCCCCGCCCGGCCCCGAAGGCGATTCGCCTCGGCAGCCCCCGCCCCCGGCTGCGCCTGATCGGCTTCACGTTCACCCTCGTCCTGCTGGTCTTCGTCGTACGGCTGCTCCAGGTGCAGGCCGTCGACGCGAGCGCGTACGCCGCCAAGGCCGAGCGGAACCGGTACGTCGTGCACACCCTCGCCGCCCAGCGCGGCGAGATCACCGACCGCGCCGGAGTGGCCCTGGCGACCAGCGTCGACGCGTACGACATCACCGCCGACCCCACGCTGTTCACCCGCGAGCAGCTGAAGATCGACGACGGGCCCGAGCAGGCGGCGGCGCTGCTCGCGCCGATCCTCGGCAAGGACCAGGCCGAGCTCGTCCGAAAGCTCCGCCCCCAGGACCGGACCCTGCGCTACGTCAAGCTCGCCGGGCGGCAGACCCCGCAGGTCTGGAGGCAGATCAAGGACCTGCGGACCGCGCTCGCCACCAAGGCGAAGACCGACAAGAGCACCGTCAACTTCCTCGCCGGCGTCCTCGCCGAACCCAGCAGCAAGCGCGTGTACCCCAACGGCGACCTCGCCGCCGGGATACTGGGCTGGGTCAACGCCGAGGGCAAGGGCGGCGGCGGCATCGAGCAGCAGCTGAACGAGCGGCTGGCCGGCGAGGACGGCAAGATCCGCTACGCCCAGTCCGGCGGCCTGCAGGTGCCGACCGTCGGTTCCACCGAGACACCCGCGGTGCCCGGCTCCGACATCGAGCTGACCATCGACCGCGACATCCAGTGGGCCGCGCAGAACGCCATCGCCGAACAGGTGGAGAAGTCCGACGCCGACCGCGGCTATGTGATCGTGCAGGACACCCGCACCGGCGAGATCCTCGCCATGGCCAACTCGCCCAGCTTCGACCCCAACGACCTGACCACGGCCGACGCGGCCGCCATGGGCAACGCGGCCCTCCAGGACGCCTACGAGCCCGGCTCCACCGCCAAGGTCATGTCGATGGCAGCCGTGCTGGAGGAGAACGTCGCCACGCCCCAGACGCACGTGGTCGTGCCCAACCGGCTGCACCGCGGCGACCGGCTGTTCCAGGACGACATCGACCACCCGACCTGGTACCTGACGCTCAACGGCGTGCTCGCCAAGTCCAGCAACATCGGCACCATCCTGGCCACCGGACAGCTCGGCAAAACGCAGGCCGAGGCCAACCGGATGCTCTACAAGTACCTGCGCAAGTTCGGCATCGGCAGCTACAGCGGGCTCGGCTTCCCCGGCGAGACCAAGGGCATCCTCGCGCCGCCGGACCAGTGGTCGACATCGCAGCAGTACACGATTCCTTTCGGCCAGGGCGTGTCCATCAACGCGATGCAGGCGGCCTCCGTGTACTCGACGATCGCCAACGGCGGCGTACGCGTCGAACCGACGCTCGTGCGCGGCACGAAGGGACCGGACGGACAGTTCACGCCCGCCCCGAAGCCCGAGAAGACGCGGGTCGTGAGCGAGAAGACGGCCACGACGCTCGCCCGGATGCTGGAGTCGGTCGTCGACGACGAGGAGGGCACCGGCACCAAGGCCCGCATCCCCGGCTACCGGGTCGCGGGCAAGACGGGCACCGCGAACCGCGTGGATCCGGCCACCGGCAAGTACCGCGGCTACACCTCGTCGTTCGCCGGCTTCGCCCCCGCTGACAAGCCCCGAGTCACCGTGTACTGCGCCATCCAGAACGCCACCAAGGGCAGCTACTTCGGCGGCCAGATCTGCGGACCCGTCTACAAGCAGGTGATGGAGTTCGCCCTGAAGACGCTCCAGATCCCGCCGACCGGAGCGAAGCCCGCGAACCTCCCGGTCACCTTCAAACCCTGACCACCGCACCCGAGCCGACAGAGAGACCCACCGCAGAGAACCCACCCCAGAGCACCCACCACAGAACACCCGATCAGCACCGAGCACCCCAGGAACCATCCGTGACAACGATCACCCCCGATCCCGGGAACCAGAGCACCCCCCGCCCCTCACTTCGCTCCGGAGCGGGTGCGCCCGGTACGCTCACCGCCGTGCCACACGCTGATCAGTCCCAAACCACCCAGAAGGACGTTCCCGTGACATATCCGGGACCGCCCAGGCCGGAACGGGTCTCCGCCACACCCCTCGCGGACCTCGCCGACCAGCTGGGTGTCGCCGTCCCGGAGGGGGCCGCCGAGGTCACGGGCATCACCCATGACTCGCGTGCCGTCCGCCCCGGCGACCTGTACGCCGCCCTGCCCGGTGCCCGCGCGCACGGCGCCGACTTCGTCACCCAGGCCGTCGGCCTCGGCGCCGCCGCCGTACTGACCGACCCGGCCGGCACCGAACGCGCCGCCGCCATGGGTCTGCCGGTGCTCACCGTCGACGACCCGCGCGCGCGGATGGGCGAGCTGGCGGCGACGATCTACGGCCGGCCCGGCCGCGAGCTGCTCCAGATCGGCATCACCGGCACCTCGGGCAAGACCACCACCGCCTATCTCGTCGAGGGCGGCCTCAAAACGGCCCACAGCAGTGGCCTGATCGGCACGGTCGAGACCCGGATCGGCGACGAGCGCATCAAGTCCGAGCGCACCACGCCCGAAGCCACCGACCTGCAAGCCCTGTTCGCCGTGATGCGCGAGCGCGGGGTCGAGGCGGTGGCCATGGAGGTCTCCAGCCACGCGCTGGTCCTCGGCCGGGTCGACGGCTGCGTCTTCGACGTCGCCGTGTTCACCAACCTCAGCCCGGAGCACATGGAGTTCCACTCCGACATGGAGGACTACTTCCGGGCCAAGGCGCAGCTTTTCACGCCGGAACGCAGCAAACTCGGCGTGGTCAACATCGACGACGAGTACGGCCGCAGGCTCGCCCGCGAGGCCACCGTCCCGGTCGTCACCTACTCCGCCGAGGGCCACCCGGACGCCGACTGGCGCGCCGAGGACGTCGAGGTCGGCCCGCTGGACTCGCCGTTCACCGTGCTCGGCCCCCAGGGTGAGCGGATCAGCGCCAGGTCGCCGCTGCCGGGCCCCTTCAACGTGGCGAACACCCTCGCCGCGATCGTCGCCCTCGCCGCCGCCGGGCTCGACGCGCAGACCGCCGCCGACGGCATCGCCGCCGTGCCGGGAGTGCCGGGCCGCCTGGAGCGCGTGGACGCCGGTCAGGACTATCTCGCGGTCGTCGACTACGCCCACAAGACGGACGCCGTCGAATCCGTCCTGAAGGCGCTGCGCAAGGTCACCAAGGGCAGGCTGCACGTCGTGCTCGGCTGCGGCGGCGACCGGGACACCACCAAGCGGGGCCCCATGGGCGCCGCCGCGGCCAGGCTCTCCGACACGGCCGTACTGACCTCCGACAACCCCCGCTCCGAGGACCCGCTCGCGATCCTCGCCACGATGCTGCAGGGCGCGGCGACGGTGCCCGCGCACGAACGCGGCGAGGTGCTGCTCTTCGAGGACCGCGCCGCCGCCATCGCCGCCGCCGTCGGCCGGGCGCGGCCCGGGGACACCGTGCTGGTCGCGGGCAAGGGCCACGAGCAGGGCCAGGACATCGCCGGGGTGGTCCGTCCGTTCGACGACCGCCAGGTGCTGCGCGAAGCAATCCAGAAAACCCAGGGATGAAAATCCACCAGATCCAGGGGATGAACTTGTGATCGCCCTCTCTCTCGCCGAGATCGCGGAAGTCGTCGGCGGGCAGACGCACGACATACCGGATCCGTCGGCCCAGGTGACCGGACCGGTCGTCCGGGATTCCCGCGAGGCCGCGCCCGGCAGCCTGTTCGCCGCCTTCGTCGGCGAACACGTGGACGGCCACGACTTCGCGGCCCAGGTCGTCGAGGCGGGCGCGGTCGCGGTGCTCGCGTCGCGCCCCGTCGGCGTGCCCGCGATCGTCGTGGACGACGTCCAGACGGCCCTCGGCGCCCTCGCCCGGCATGTCGTACGCAAGCTCGGCACCACCCTCGTGGCGCTCACCGGCTCCGCGGGCAAGACCAGCACCAAGGACCTGATCGCGCAGGTGCTCCAGCGCAAGGCGCCGACGGTGTGGACGCCCGGATCGTTCAACAACGAGATCGGGCTGCCGCTGACCGCACTCAGCGCCACCGAGGACACCAGATTCCTGGTGCTGGAGATGGGCGCACGCGGAATCGGCCACATCCGCTACCTCACCGACCTGACGCCCCCGAAGATCGGCCTGGTGCTCAACGTCGGCACCGCGCACATCGGGGAGTTCGGCGGCCGCGAGCAGATCGCGCAGGCCAAGGGCGAGCTCGTCGAGGCACTGCCCCCGGCGGAGGAGGGCGGCGCCGCGATCCTCAACGCCGACGATCCCCTCGTACGCGCCATGGCGTCGCGTACCAAGGCGAAGGTGATCCTCTTCGGAGAGGCCGACGAAGCGGACGTACGCGCCGAGAACGTGCGTCTGACGGACTCCGGCCAGCCCTCTTTCACTCTTCACACACCCTCCGGGTGCAGCGATGTGACCATGCGCCTGTACGGTGAGCACCACGTGTCGAACGCGCTCGCCGCGGCCGCCGTCGCCCATGAGCTGGGCATGTCCGCGGAAGAGATCGCCACCGCGCTCTCCGAGGCGGGCTCCCTCTCCCGCTGGCGGATGGAGGTCACCGAGCGCCCGGACGGCGTGACGGTCGTCAACGACGCCTACAACGCGAACCCCGAGTCCATGCGGGCCGCCCTGCGCGCCTTGGTGGCCATGGGCAAGGGGCGTCGTACGTGGGCGGTGCTCGGCAAGATGGCCGAGCTCGGGGACGAGGCGCTCGCCGAGCACGACGCGGTCGGACGGCTCGCCGTCCGGCTCAACGTCAGCAAGCTCGTCGCGGTCGGGGGCAGGGAAGCCGCCTGGCTGCAACTGGGCGCATATAACGAGGGTTCGTGGGGTGAGGAGTCGGTGCACGTGTCCGACGCACAGGCGGCGGTCGACCTGTTGCGCAGCGAGTTGCGCCCGGGGGACGTCGTACTCGTGAAGGCGTCCCGTTCGGTCGGCCTCGAGAGCGTTGCCCAGGCGCTGCTCGAGACCGGTGCCGAGGGTGAGGTTGCCGCCCGATGATGAAGCAGATCCTGTTCGCAGGAGTCATTGGCCTCTTCCTGACGCTGATCGGCACCCCGCTGCTGATCAAGCTGCTGGCCCGCAAGGGCTACGGCCAGTACATCCGCGACGACGGCCCGCGCGAGCACCACAGCAAGCGCGGTACGCCGACCATGGGCGGTATCGCTTTCATCCTGGCGACGATCGCCGCGTACTTCCTGAGCAAGCTGATCACCGGCTACTCGCCGACCTTCTCGGGCGTGCTGGTGCTCGGGCTGATGGCCGGTATGGGTCTGGTCGGCTTCCTGGACGACTACATCAAGATCGTCAAGCGGCGTTCGCTGGGTCTGCGGGCCAAGGCGAAGATGGCCGGCCAGCTGATCGTCGGCATCGCCTTCGCTGTGCTCTCCCTGCAGTTCGCGGACAGCCGGGGCCAGACACCCGCCTCCACCAAGCTGTCGTTCATCACCGACTTCGGCTGGACGATCGGCCCGGTGCTGTTCGTGATCTGGGCGCTGTTCATGATCCTCGCGATGTCGAACGGCGTGAACCTCACCGACGGCCTCGACGGCCTCGCCACGGGTGCGTCCGTGCTGGTCTTCGGCGCCTACACGTTCATCGGCGTCTGGCAGTTCCAGGAGTCCTGCGCCAACGCGCTGACCCTGACCAACCCGGGCGCCTGTTACGAGGTGCGGGATCCGCTCGACCTCGCGGTGGTCGCCTCCGCGCTGATGGGTGCCTGCCTCGGCTTCCTGTGGTGGAACACCTCACCGGCCAAGATCTTCATGGGTGACACCGGTTCGCTGGCGCTCGGCGGTGTGCTCGCCGGTCTGGCCATCTGCTCCCGTACGGAGCTGCTGCTGGCCATCCTCGGCGGCCTGTTCGTGCTGATCACCATGTCGGTGGTCATCCAGGTCGGCTCCTTCCGCATGACCGGCAAGCGCGTCTTCCGGATGGCGCCACTGCAGCACCACTTCGAACTCAAGGGCTGGTCCGAAGTCCTTGTCGTGGTCCGCTTCTGGATCATTCAGGGCATCTGTGTGATTGTCGGACTGGGCCTCTTCTACGCGGGATGGGCAGCAGAAAAGTGACCTCCTCGGTGTCCTCGATGGTCAGGGGCAAGCACGTCACCGTCGCCGGGCTCGGCGTCTCCGGCGTCCCGGCGGCCAAGGTCCTGCACGGCCTCGGCGCGCACGTCACCGTCGTCAACGACGGCGCCGACGAGCGCGCCCGGGCCCAGGCCGCCGAGCTGGAGGCGCTCGGTGTCACCGTCCGCCTCGGCGACGGGTCGACCCTGCCCGAGGGCACCGAGCTGATCGTCACCGCGCCCGGCTGGAAGCCGGACAAGCCGCTGTTCACGGCGGCCCGCGAGGCCGGCCTGGAGATCTGGGGCGACGTCGAACTCGCCTGGCGGCTGCGCGGCCCGGACGCGGCGCCCTGGCTCTGCGTGACCGGCACCAACGGCAAGACCACGACCGTGCAGATGCTGGCGTCCATCCTGAAGGCCGCGGGACTGCGCACCGCCGCCGTCGGCAACATCGGCGTCTCCCTGCTGGACGCGGTGCTCGGCGACGAGCAGTACGACGTCCTCGCCGTCGAGCTGTCCAGCTACCAGCTGCACTGGGCGCCCTCCCTGCGCGCCCACTCCGCCGCCGTGCTGAACCTCGCCCCCGACCACCTCGACTGGCACGGCTCCATGGAGGCGTACGCAGCCGACAAGGGCCGTATCTACGAAGGAAATCGCGTCGCCTGCGTGTACAACGCCGCCGACAAGGCCACCGAGGACCTGGTGCGCGCCGCGGACGTCGAGGAGGGCTGCCGGGCCATCGGCTTCACGCTGGGCACGCCGGCGCCGTCCCAACTCGGCGTCGTGGACGGCATCCTGGTCGACCGCGCCTTCGTCGAGGACCGGCACAAGAACGCCCAGGAGCTCGCCGAGGTCTCCGACGTCCACCCGCCGGCCCCGCACAACATCGCCAACGCCCTTGCCGCCGCGGCCCTCGCACGCGCCTTCGGCGTGCCCCCCACGGCGGTACGGGACGGGCTGCGGGCCTTCACCCCGGACGCCCACCGCATCGCGCACGTCGCCGACGTGGACGGGGTCGCGTACGTCGACGACTCCAAGGCCACCAACACCCACGCCGCCGAGGCCTCGTTGGCGGCGTACGAGTCGATCGTGTGGATCGCGGGCGGACTGGCCAAGGGCGCGACCTTCGACGAACTGGTCGCCAAGTCGGCCAAGCGACTTCGCGGGGTCGTGCTCATCGGCGCCGACCGTGCCCTGATCCGGGACGCCCTCGCGCGACACGCCCCGGAAGTACCCGTCGTCGACCTCGACCGGACCGACACTGGGGCGATGCTCGCGGCTGTCGAAGAGGCACGGCGACTCGCCGTCACCGGAGACACGGTGCTCCTGGCACCTGCCTGTGCCTCTATGGACATGTTCGCCAACTACAACAAGCGGGGAGACGCGTTCGCGGCGGCGGTTCGCGAACTCGGCGCGGGCGCCTGACGGCGGTCTCGGCCACGGCGGGTGCTTTGGGACCCTTGGAGGGACGGGTGACTCGGATGTGGCTCGGGTTTGGTCGGCGGCTGCCCGCCGGTGGTGGCCGGTGAGCTCCGGCAGCCGTACAGGACGTCCTCCGGCTCCCCGGAGCGTCCGCGCGCCCGCCGCCCACCGGCCGGCGCGCGAGAACGCCTTCGTACGGTCCTTCACGCGCGCGCGAAGGGCCTGGGACCGGCCGCTGACCGCGTACTACCTCATCCTCGGCGGCAGCCTGCTGATCACCGTGCTGGGCCTGGTGATGGTCTACTCGGCCTCCCAGATCACCGCTCTGCAGAAGTCCCTGCCGGGGTCGTACTTCTTCCGCAAGCAGATGCTGGCCGCCGTCATCGGCGCGGTGCTGCTGTACGTCGCCTCGCGGATGCCCGTGAAGTTGCACCGGGCGCTGGCCTACCCGTTCCTGGCCGGTGCCGTCTTCCTGATGGCCCTGGTGCAGGTGCCGGGGATAGGGATGGCCGTCAACGGCAACCAGAACTGGATCGCCCTCGGGGGCTCCTTCCAGATCCAGCCCAGCGAGTTCGGCAAGCTCGCCCTGGTGCTGTGGGGTGCCGATCTGCTCGCCCGCAAGCAGGAGCGGAACCTGCTGGCGCAGTGGAAGCACATGCTGGTGCCGCTGGCGCCGGTCGCGTTCCTGCTACTGGGCCTGATCATGCTCGGCGGCGACATGGGCACCGCGATCATCCTCACCGCGATCCTGTTCGGCCTGCTGTGGCTGGCGGGCGCCCCGACCCGGCTGTTCGTCGGTGTGCTGGCGGTCGCCGCCGTGCTCGGCACGATCCTCATCCAGAGCAGCTCCAACCGGCTGGACCGGTTCCGCTGCATCGGCGCCACCGAGATGGGCCCCGACGGCTCCTGCTGGCAGGCCGTGCACGGCATCTACGCCCTCGCCTCCGGCGGACTCTTCGGTTCCGGGCTCGGTGCGAGTGTGGAAAAATGGGGTCAACTCCCCGAAGCGCACACCGACTTCATCTTCGCCGTCACCGGTGAGGAACTGGGCCTGGCGGGGACGCTGTCGGTGCTCGCCCTCTTCGCCGCTCTAGGCTATGCGGGTATCCGCGTGGCCGGACGCACGGAGGACCCCTTCGTGAGGTATGCCGCGGGAGGTGTGACCACCTGGATCACGGCCCAGGCCGTGATCAACATGGGTGCGGTGCTCGGCCTGCTGCCGATCGCCGGCGTCCCCCTCCCGCTGTTCTCCTACGGGGGATCCGCCCTGCTGCCGACCATGTTCGCCATCGGGCTGATGATCGCCTTCGCGCGCGACGAGCCCGCTGCGCGGGCGGCGCTTGCGATGCGGCAACCTCGCTTTGGTAGAAAGCGGGGGGCTGGGGGTACTGCGTCGAATCGGAGTCCCCGGAGTTGGAACACGATGCGACGGCGCGCCCCGGCGCGCTCGTCCGGAGAGCGGTGAATTTCGGTGCATGTCGTACTCGCTGGTGGGGGGACCGCCGGCCACATCGAGCCCGCGCTCGCCCTCGCGGACGCCCTGCGCAGGCAGGACCCGACGGTGGGGATCACGGCCCTGGGCACGGAGCGCGGCCTGGAGACCCGGCTCGTCCCGGAGCGCGGCTACGAGCTGGCGCTGATCCCCGCCGTACCGCTGCCGCGCAAGCCCACGCCCGAGCTGATCACCGTCCCGGGCCGGCTGCGCGGCACGATCAAGGCGGCCG
Proteins encoded in this window:
- a CDS encoding FtsB family cell division protein; protein product: MSRKPELRGRAARLAQFLPTGRAQAARTPFVLLVVLLLGGGLIGLLVLNSALSEGSFQLDDLQKETKSLTDEEQALQRDIDAYSAPDALQRRARELGMVPGSDPAFLNPDGTVKGVPSPVDAEPASARHPLVLAPEAMTTAPVSIPSAALPSALQRITPTAASPAPATPTAPRATTATPTASPATRVTSTAPAPRPLASTPAPLPTTPSGR
- the rsmH gene encoding 16S rRNA (cytosine(1402)-N(4))-methyltransferase RsmH, translating into MSQSRHVPVMLQRCLDLLAPALERPGAVVVDCTLGLGGHSEALLARFPQARLVALDRDKEALRLSGERLAPYGERATLVHAVYDELPDVLDRLGIARVQGVLFDLGVSSMQLDEADRGFAYAQDAPLDMRMDQTSGISAAEVLNTYPAGELVRILRAYGEEKQAKRIVAAIVREREKEPFSNSARLVELIRDALPQAAKRTGGNPAKRTFQALRIEVNGELSVLERAIPAAVKALDVGGRIAVLSYHSLEDRLVKQVFAAGAASTAPPGLPVVPEQYQPRLKLLTRGAELPTEEEVAENRRAAPARLRGAQRIREDVE
- a CDS encoding peptidoglycan D,D-transpeptidase FtsI family protein, coding for MTDRESPRRRVPGPARPERADGRRRPGPGARPARRPAPPRPAPKAIRLGSPRPRLRLIGFTFTLVLLVFVVRLLQVQAVDASAYAAKAERNRYVVHTLAAQRGEITDRAGVALATSVDAYDITADPTLFTREQLKIDDGPEQAAALLAPILGKDQAELVRKLRPQDRTLRYVKLAGRQTPQVWRQIKDLRTALATKAKTDKSTVNFLAGVLAEPSSKRVYPNGDLAAGILGWVNAEGKGGGGIEQQLNERLAGEDGKIRYAQSGGLQVPTVGSTETPAVPGSDIELTIDRDIQWAAQNAIAEQVEKSDADRGYVIVQDTRTGEILAMANSPSFDPNDLTTADAAAMGNAALQDAYEPGSTAKVMSMAAVLEENVATPQTHVVVPNRLHRGDRLFQDDIDHPTWYLTLNGVLAKSSNIGTILATGQLGKTQAEANRMLYKYLRKFGIGSYSGLGFPGETKGILAPPDQWSTSQQYTIPFGQGVSINAMQAASVYSTIANGGVRVEPTLVRGTKGPDGQFTPAPKPEKTRVVSEKTATTLARMLESVVDDEEGTGTKARIPGYRVAGKTGTANRVDPATGKYRGYTSSFAGFAPADKPRVTVYCAIQNATKGSYFGGQICGPVYKQVMEFALKTLQIPPTGAKPANLPVTFKP
- a CDS encoding beta-class carbonic anhydrase; the protein is MTTSASVPAGPEDAIARVGTVTDRVVEANQEYAAAFTDPGLDAAPALQVAVVACMDARLDLYPALGLRLGDCHTIRNAGGVVTDDVIRSLTISQRKLGTRSVVLIHHTGCGLESLTEDFRTELEAEVGQRPAWAVESFKDVEQDVRQSMRRVRTSPFLQHTDDVRGFVFDVRTGLLREIDPA
- a CDS encoding AAA family ATPase, which translates into the protein MTTYDDRASLTDLTATVDRVRSSVEEVIEGKPEVVRLSLTVLLAEGHLLIEDVPGVGKTMLAKTLARSIDCSVRRIQFTPDLLPSDITGVSIWDQQRRDFEFKPGAIFAQIVIGDEINRASPKTQSALLESMEERQVTIDGQTYELPSPFMVVATQNPVEMEGTYPLPEAQRDRFMARVSIGYPSPEAELQMLDVHGGVNPLDDLQPVAHAHDIVKLIEAVRGVHVADTVRRYAVDLVAATRTHPDLRLGASPRATLHLLRAAKAAAALSGREYALPDDVQALAVAVLAHRLLPTAQAQLNRRTAEQVVQEILQQTPVPATPQQNAFGGLGHGGPAYGQQPPRRL